The sequence CAAAGGTACTTGTCGAGATAAGGGAAATTTCCCTTAAGCTCTCCGTCTTCCTCCTTACTACAAACTGGATGTTCGATACGGGTGCATACCTTTTCGGAAAGTTCCTAGGAAAAAGAAAAATTTTCACGAATATAAGCCCCGGAAAGACCCTAGAAGGTCTGGTAGGTGGATTGGTCACGAGCGCCTCAATTGGAGGAATTTTGGGATATTTCCTTTGGGGTCCGGATAAGGTTTTTGGGTTATCTTTAACGGGTTTTTACATAGGTTTGTTGGCCCAATCTGGAGACCTTTTAGAGTCGGCTTTGAAGAGGGAAAAGGGGGTGAAGGATTCGGGAAAGATCATGCCAGGGCACGGTGGGCTTTTTGATAGGGTGGACAGTCTCCTCGTTTCCATCATGGGTTTTTACGTAGCCTTAAGGATGTTCAGGGAATTTTACCTGTAGAACTCCGAAAACCTCAAGAACTTCAAGCTATCCTCAACCCAGGATACCCTCCTCAACTCCCTTTTCTTTTCCATTACCTTCTTGGAAAGCACGGTTAATGTGTAGGAGTTCATTATTGCGCTCAGAAGCAGAAGCGAAGATATAACTATCAGGTGAAATATGAAACTTTTCATCTTGCCTTAAATGGGTTCGCAAATTTCTTATCCCTGAGCAGAGAATGATGGCTTACCTCATCTACCTTCACGAAAACCCTCATCTTCGCCGATCTGCTCCTTGGATTTCTCTTTACCTCCTCTTGTGATGGTGTTATAGGCTTTCTTGTGATATCCTCTACAAAATCGTAAAACCTAAGGCTCTTTACCATTCTATCCTCTAAGGAGTGGAAGGTTATCACCACGAGTCTACCCCCGACCTTCAAATATCTAAGCGCCAAAGCTAAGCCCCTCCTCAAGTTCTCAAGCTCGTTGTTCGTGTATATCCTCAGAGCTTGCCAGACCTTGGCCTTTGCTTTATCCCTAAATTTGGGATGGTAAAGAGAATCCACGATGCTCGATATATAGGTGGTTCTTAAAACATCGACCTTCTTTGAAACTGCCTTTATCCTCCTTGCTATTACCCTCGACTTTTTTCCTCCCCGTAAAGCCTCAAGATCCTCTCAAGATCCCTCTCATCCATCTCCCTTATAAGTTCGTACGCCGGCTTTCCCTCCCTTGGGTCGAACCTCAGATCCAAAACCTCATCCTTCTTGTAAGAAAACCCCCTCCCGTTTTCAAGCGACACGGAAGATATACCGAGATCAAAAAAGGCCCTATCAACGTAGTTCAATCCCAGCTTGAGCATCACGAGGTCGAGCTTCTCGTATCCCAAATTAAAGAGCCTGATGTTGGAAAACGGATGAATCTTTTTGTGAAACTATGGAATAGGTGAAGGGATCCTTTTCCAAGCCTATGAGCAAACCGGGCTTTATCCTCTCCGCTATTTGAAAACCATGCCCCCCCATACCGAACGTCGCATCTAGGACGAACAGGTCCTCCTTCAAGTCCAAAAAACCAGAGCGCCTCCTCCAGCATCACGGGAACGTGCCTTAAATCTTTATCCATACCGATAACAAAACCTCGTTCCAATCCACCCTATAGCCGTTCCCCACATACCTAGAAGGTTTTTACGTTCATATCCATTCCCATGGTGTAGTTTCCCAT is a genomic window of Thiovulum sp. ES containing:
- a CDS encoding putative CDP-diglyceride synthetase/phosphatidate cytidylyltransferase (PFAM: Cytidylyltransferase family), which codes for MLPPFAFALFAGGIYFKFAVFFALIVLYYEVYRLISNRLNPYAFLFGILAISVSFWKGEIILSILLLSIFGVINYLMGFSAKEALMLIAIVVFVLIPAKVLVEIREISLKLSVFLLTTNWMFDTGAYLFGKFLGKRKIFTNISPGKTLEGLVGGLVTSASIGGILGYFLWGPDKVFGLSLTGFYIGLLAQSGDLLESALKREKGVKDSGKIMPGHGGLFDRVDSLLVSIMGFYVALRMFREFYL